The nucleotide sequence GCGTCACGCCGCCAACGCCGATCCGCTTGCCAAACCGCCACCACAAGCCCGGGGCCCATGCGGTCGGGTAGCTGACATTGGTGGTCACCAGAAACCCGTTCGACGGCTTGAACGCGAAAAACGAGCGGTCCACTTTCTGGATATCCTCGGTTTTGCAAATCAGCGTGCCGTCCGACAGCCGCAGCTCGTCCTCGGTCAGCTCGATCACGCGCCCCGTCACCTGCCACATCTTGTAGCCCCCAAAAACCGACAGCGCGCCCATGCCTACCAGAAACAGCGCCAAGGCGGGGGATGGCGGGTTGGTCACCGACACGAAGAGCAACGTCGCGCCAAGCGCGTACAAAACGCCCGTGCCGAACGCGCGCCGCGGGGCGGAGGGGATGATCCCGGTGATAACCTCAGACATATGCGCCGCCTCCAAAAACGTCAGCCCACGCCATAGCGCCTGTGCGGGCCGGTCTCAACCGCGATTGGGCACAACCTCGTAGCCCGGCTCCTCCGGCTCGTCATCCACCAGCTCCGCCGGGAAGCCCGGCGCACGGATATCCAGCCCCGTGGCTTCCTCCAATCGGCGGATGATGTCATCCGATTGCGCCCGCTCGCCGTAGCGCGCCTGCCCGTCCTTGAAAATGTCGATCAGCTTGGGCGACAGCTCCAGCGGCACCCCATTGCGGTCGGCAATTTCCTGGAACAGCCCGATATCCTTCAGCACCAGATCCATGGTGAAATCGACGCAGCGCGACCCGTTCAGGATCACTTGGCTCTCCGTCTCATGCGCAAAGGAGGTGCCACTGGAAATCTTGATCGCCTCATAGGTCGTCGCCAAATCCATGCCCGCCGCTTTTGACACCACCAAAGCCTCGCACACGCTCAGCAGGTTCGCCGTCGCCAGATAGTTGGTCATCACCTTCAACATGGACGCCGTGCCCAGATCGCCGGTATGCAGCACCCGCCGCCCCATTGTGGTCAGAAGTGGCAACACCCGCTCAAAGGTCGCGCGGTCACAGCCCGCGAAGATCGAGATATTGCCGGTATCCGCCCTATGGCAGCCCCCCGACACCGGGCAATCCACCGCTGCGGCGCCAGTGGCGATCACCTTCGCGCCCAGCCGCTTGATCTCCGCCTCGTCTGTTGTGGACATCTCCAACCAGATCTT is from uncultured Litoreibacter sp. and encodes:
- a CDS encoding NAD(P)-dependent oxidoreductase, whose product is MKIGFIGLGNVGGKLSGSLIRNGLDVTVRDLDDGLVADAVARGAKSAASPREMMEICDVVITCLPHPTISAAVVEGQDGLLEASGPGKIWLEMSTTDEAEIKRLGAKVIATGAAAVDCPVSGGCHRADTGNISIFAGCDRATFERVLPLLTTMGRRVLHTGDLGTASMLKVMTNYLATANLLSVCEALVVSKAAGMDLATTYEAIKISSGTSFAHETESQVILNGSRCVDFTMDLVLKDIGLFQEIADRNGVPLELSPKLIDIFKDGQARYGERAQSDDIIRRLEEATGLDIRAPGFPAELVDDEPEEPGYEVVPNRG